A genomic window from Bradyrhizobium lupini includes:
- a CDS encoding TetR/AcrR family transcriptional regulator, giving the protein MRVSKEQAAKNREHILETASRLLRERGIAGVGVDALAEAAGMTHGSLYSQFGSKERLVEEAVAHAIDAKGQEFPEAFELEDYVSHYLSPGHRDDPAAGCPFAALACEVSRQSGGLKQRFTAGVRGVIGLLSSRMDTDLKPRQREDKALAAAASMVGALVLARAVDDPKLSDDILRATRNSLAG; this is encoded by the coding sequence ATGCGCGTCTCAAAGGAACAGGCCGCCAAAAATCGCGAGCATATTCTCGAGACTGCCTCGCGCCTGCTGCGGGAGCGCGGCATCGCCGGCGTCGGTGTCGACGCACTCGCCGAGGCGGCCGGGATGACGCACGGCAGCCTCTACAGCCAGTTCGGCTCCAAGGAGCGGCTGGTCGAGGAGGCGGTGGCCCATGCGATCGACGCCAAGGGTCAGGAATTCCCCGAGGCCTTCGAGCTCGAGGACTATGTTTCGCACTATCTCTCGCCGGGGCATCGCGACGATCCCGCCGCCGGCTGCCCCTTCGCTGCGCTCGCCTGTGAAGTGTCACGTCAAAGCGGCGGCCTGAAGCAGCGTTTCACCGCCGGCGTGCGCGGCGTGATCGGCTTGCTGAGCAGCCGAATGGACACCGATCTGAAGCCACGCCAGCGCGAGGACAAGGCGCTCGCCGCCGCCGCCTCCATGGTGGGAGCCCTCGTGCTTGCCCGCGCCGTGGACGATCCCAAGCTGTCGGACGATATTCTTCGCGCGACGAGGAATTCGCTGGCGGGGTGA
- a CDS encoding enoyl-CoA hydratase-related protein codes for MLIGINRPGIDNRLDPEATESLARAYYQYDRDPSLRAAVLFGYGERFSRGVDVDAYKAFAQSGKTMMEGPGFIDPLGRTKPALTKPLIVAVHGDTWNMAHEIFLVADIRIASEDTDFGQDENTHGRFPGGGSTVRFPREAGWGNAMRFILTGDHWDANEALRMGTVQEVATNRDAARAKAVEIAEKIAACAPLGIKTSIASSHLALEDPEAALAQLGDQYRALLTTRDFQEGRDAEAQKRPPVYEGR; via the coding sequence GTGCTGATCGGCATCAACCGGCCTGGCATCGACAATCGGCTGGACCCGGAGGCGACAGAGAGCCTGGCGAGAGCCTACTACCAGTACGATCGAGATCCCTCGCTGCGTGCAGCGGTTCTGTTCGGCTACGGCGAACGCTTCTCCAGAGGTGTCGATGTCGACGCTTACAAGGCATTTGCTCAATCGGGAAAGACGATGATGGAGGGACCCGGCTTCATCGACCCTCTCGGGCGGACCAAACCGGCGCTCACCAAGCCGCTGATTGTCGCGGTGCATGGCGATACCTGGAATATGGCGCACGAAATCTTCCTCGTTGCGGACATCCGCATAGCATCGGAAGACACGGATTTCGGCCAGGACGAGAACACGCACGGCCGCTTTCCCGGCGGCGGCTCAACCGTTCGCTTCCCACGAGAAGCCGGCTGGGGAAATGCCATGCGGTTCATTCTGACGGGCGATCATTGGGATGCGAACGAAGCGCTCCGGATGGGAACGGTTCAGGAGGTGGCAACAAACCGCGACGCCGCTCGCGCGAAGGCCGTCGAGATCGCCGAGAAGATCGCCGCATGCGCTCCCCTCGGCATCAAGACCTCGATTGCGTCCTCGCACCTTGCGCTCGAAGACCCCGAGGCCGCGCTTGCCCAACTTGGCGACCAATATCGTGCGCTGCTCACGACCAGGGACTTCCAGGAAGGGCGGGATGCCGAGGCACAGAAGCGTCCACCCGTTTACGAAGGACGGTGA
- a CDS encoding adenylate/guanylate cyclase domain-containing protein gives MTAPENKSATLSDGVVDWLINGTRDQRFIDNIFAEMCIRLQQAGIPLARSTLHVLIQHPQWLGARFSWADGMREAEIARVDHDVRERSEYIGSPANEMFDGATELRENLEQDPALGRKHALYREMRAQGLTDYVAWPLYHTLGKRHLVTFATNRPGGFDDTHVAALKNLLPVLALVSEIRVKNRLARTLLETYVGSHAGELILAGATRRGTGTTVRAAIMICDLRDFTKISDNWPRDDVIDLLNDYFDAMSEPIARHGGEILKFIGDGLLAIFPLSEPKACANLLHAVTEARQAMIALNARNDGTGRAPLNYGIGVHVGDVMYGNIGSSTRLDFTVIGPAVNMASRLEALTKQLGKKVLLSRDFAELVEREFELEHVGKYEVRGFSDPIELFAF, from the coding sequence ATGACCGCGCCAGAGAACAAATCCGCCACGCTGTCCGACGGCGTCGTCGACTGGTTGATCAACGGCACGCGCGACCAGCGCTTTATCGACAATATCTTTGCCGAGATGTGCATCCGGCTTCAGCAGGCCGGCATTCCGCTGGCGCGCTCAACCCTTCACGTGCTGATCCAGCACCCGCAATGGCTGGGCGCCCGCTTCAGTTGGGCCGACGGCATGCGCGAGGCAGAGATTGCACGGGTCGACCATGACGTCCGCGAGCGGTCTGAATATATCGGCAGTCCCGCCAACGAAATGTTCGACGGCGCGACCGAGTTGCGCGAAAATCTCGAGCAGGACCCAGCGCTCGGCCGCAAGCACGCGCTCTACCGCGAGATGCGCGCGCAGGGCCTCACCGACTATGTGGCTTGGCCGCTCTATCATACGCTCGGCAAGCGCCATCTCGTCACCTTCGCGACCAACCGGCCCGGCGGCTTCGACGACACCCATGTCGCTGCCCTCAAGAACTTGTTGCCTGTGCTGGCGCTGGTCAGCGAGATCCGCGTTAAGAATCGATTGGCGCGAACGCTGCTCGAGACCTATGTCGGCTCCCATGCCGGCGAGCTCATCCTGGCCGGCGCCACGCGGCGCGGTACCGGTACGACGGTGCGCGCCGCGATCATGATCTGCGATCTGCGCGACTTCACCAAGATTTCCGACAATTGGCCGCGCGACGACGTCATCGATCTGCTCAACGATTATTTCGACGCGATGTCGGAGCCGATCGCGCGGCATGGCGGCGAGATCCTGAAATTCATCGGTGACGGCCTGCTCGCCATCTTTCCGCTGAGCGAGCCCAAGGCCTGCGCAAACCTGCTGCATGCCGTGACCGAAGCCAGGCAGGCCATGATCGCGTTGAACGCGCGCAACGACGGCACCGGCCGAGCGCCGCTGAACTACGGCATCGGCGTCCATGTCGGCGACGTCATGTACGGCAATATCGGATCGTCCACCCGGCTCGACTTCACCGTGATCGGTCCCGCCGTCAACATGGCCTCACGCCTCGAAGCCTTGACCAAGCAATTGGGAAAGAAAGTATTGCTGTCACGCGACTTTGCCGAGCTGGTCGAGCGAGAGTTCGAGCTGGAGCATGTCGGAAAATATGAGGTGCGCGGCTTCAGCGATCCGATCGAGCTTTTTGCGTTTTGA
- a CDS encoding fatty acid desaturase, producing MTQGTPEIRASAQLLARYREPDNTRGVLELAITAIPFVVIWALIWVALDQGYWFALLLEVPAAGLLVRLFMIQHDCGHGSFFRGRVANDWVGRAIGVMTLTPYGYWRHNHAGHHANSGNLDHRGLGDIDTLTTREFLGRSRWRRTLYRLYRHPLVMFGAGPSYLFILKHRLPVGMMRRGWKPWLSTMGTNIALAVLAVTMIWLVGYGPLLLVHLPIVVLAASIGVWLFYVQHQFEHTHWAHDETWNFHDAALHGSSHYQLPGVLRWFTANIGVHHIHHLSSRIPCYRLQDVLRDHPQFAGVGRITLLQSLRTVRLTLWDEERQRLVSFGEAALFGKAALFEKGSLDSSGLALRRPARPPTGVNSRDRNAMGV from the coding sequence ATGACCCAAGGAACGCCGGAAATCCGCGCATCGGCGCAGTTGCTTGCCCGCTATCGCGAGCCTGACAATACGCGGGGTGTCCTCGAACTGGCGATCACGGCGATCCCGTTCGTCGTCATCTGGGCTCTGATCTGGGTCGCTCTTGACCAGGGCTATTGGTTTGCCCTCCTGCTCGAGGTGCCCGCGGCGGGTTTGCTGGTCCGCCTCTTCATGATCCAACACGATTGCGGACACGGCTCGTTCTTCCGCGGCCGCGTTGCCAACGATTGGGTCGGCCGTGCCATCGGCGTGATGACACTGACGCCATACGGCTACTGGCGGCATAACCATGCGGGCCATCACGCGAATTCCGGCAATCTCGACCACAGGGGCTTGGGCGACATCGATACGTTGACCACGCGCGAATTTCTCGGGCGGTCGCGATGGCGCCGGACGCTGTATCGCTTGTATCGACATCCCCTCGTGATGTTTGGCGCCGGTCCCTCGTATTTGTTCATCTTGAAGCACCGATTGCCGGTCGGGATGATGCGTCGCGGCTGGAAACCCTGGCTGAGCACGATGGGCACGAACATCGCCCTCGCGGTTCTCGCCGTCACGATGATCTGGCTGGTCGGCTATGGGCCGTTGCTGCTTGTGCATCTGCCGATCGTTGTCCTGGCGGCGTCGATCGGTGTGTGGCTGTTCTACGTCCAGCACCAGTTCGAGCACACGCATTGGGCCCACGACGAGACCTGGAACTTTCACGACGCCGCGCTGCACGGCAGCTCTCACTACCAATTGCCGGGTGTCTTGCGATGGTTCACGGCAAATATCGGCGTCCACCACATCCATCATTTGTCCAGTCGAATTCCCTGCTATCGCTTGCAGGACGTATTGCGCGACCATCCGCAGTTCGCTGGTGTCGGGCGGATCACGCTGCTCCAGAGTTTGCGGACCGTGCGGCTGACCTTGTGGGACGAGGAACGGCAGCGGCTCGTCTCCTTTGGAGAGGCAGCCTTGTTTGGCAAGGCAGCCTTGTTTGAAAAAGGCAGCCTTGACTCCAGTGGCTTAGCTTTACGCCGCCCCGCGCGGCCGCCGACCGGCGTGAATTCGCGCGATCGGAACGCGATGGGCGTCTAG
- a CDS encoding adenylate/guanylate cyclase domain-containing protein, protein MPKFLRIGIHQSNVSGYTSKAWCVRRVGTAILLKWGAVEVQGAGDGRKVYWTRLPQQKTVRCGSAQRAQDYAKAAIARRRNHRYEPLTGAIVLRRRPAAGNTELKRALATILIVDIVGSTAKAAKLGDVRWTKIMGHYYAAVRKELKSSRGKEVTTTGDGVLATFKTPAAGINCATAIQKAVRTLGLEIRVGLHAGEYTVSGTEAVGLAFHIGTRVAAKASAGEVLVSSAVKELMASQSAINLKDHGIHRLKGVPEKWRLYRVEG, encoded by the coding sequence ATGCCAAAATTCCTCCGCATCGGAATCCATCAGTCGAACGTATCGGGTTACACGTCGAAGGCGTGGTGTGTCCGGCGCGTTGGCACGGCGATCCTCCTGAAATGGGGCGCCGTGGAAGTCCAGGGCGCGGGTGACGGACGAAAGGTCTACTGGACGCGTCTGCCGCAGCAGAAGACAGTTCGCTGCGGCAGCGCGCAGCGTGCCCAGGATTACGCCAAGGCCGCGATCGCGCGGCGCCGCAATCATCGCTATGAACCGCTGACCGGCGCGATCGTGCTCCGGCGCCGACCGGCCGCAGGCAACACCGAGCTCAAGCGGGCGCTTGCCACGATCCTGATCGTCGATATCGTCGGCTCCACCGCAAAAGCCGCAAAGCTCGGCGATGTCCGCTGGACCAAGATCATGGGCCATTATTACGCGGCGGTCCGCAAGGAGCTGAAGAGCTCGCGCGGCAAGGAAGTCACGACGACGGGCGACGGCGTGCTGGCGACGTTCAAGACGCCGGCCGCCGGAATCAATTGCGCGACCGCGATCCAGAAGGCCGTGCGTACGCTCGGCCTCGAGATCAGGGTCGGCCTGCATGCCGGCGAATACACCGTGAGCGGCACTGAGGCGGTCGGCCTGGCCTTCCACATCGGCACCCGCGTCGCCGCAAAGGCGAGCGCCGGCGAGGTGCTGGTGTCGAGCGCGGTGAAGGAGCTGATGGCGTCGCAGTCGGCGATCAACCTGAAAGATCACGGCATTCACCGGCTCAAGGGCGTGCCGGAAAAATGGAGACTCTATAGAGTGGAGGGGTGA
- a CDS encoding class I SAM-dependent methyltransferase, with product MSNTDKVFAGSIPKLYDEYLVPMIFAVYADDIARRVAARSPSVLLEIAAGTGAVTRAVAAALPRGVRYVATDLNEPMLAVAAQRQADDDRISWRQADGSALPFDDAAFDVVCCQFGAMFFPDRVKAYGEVKRVLNGNGTFVFNVWDRIEDNVLTHEATVALEKLFPDDPPRFMARTPHGYHDKAVIRTDLERAGFRDISIETRAEISRAPSPEHVAIALCQGTPLRSEIEARDASKLQAATDIVAETIRTRHGSGPIEGKIQAIVIEARR from the coding sequence ATGTCCAACACCGACAAGGTTTTCGCCGGCTCGATCCCGAAGCTTTACGACGAATATCTGGTGCCGATGATCTTCGCCGTTTACGCCGACGACATCGCAAGACGTGTCGCGGCCCGGTCTCCCTCCGTGCTGCTCGAGATCGCGGCAGGCACCGGCGCCGTGACGCGCGCGGTGGCGGCGGCGCTGCCGCGCGGTGTCCGTTATGTCGCCACCGACCTCAACGAGCCGATGCTCGCCGTCGCGGCGCAGCGTCAGGCAGACGACGATCGAATCTCGTGGCGCCAGGCCGACGGCTCGGCCCTGCCCTTCGACGATGCAGCCTTCGACGTGGTCTGCTGCCAGTTCGGCGCCATGTTCTTTCCGGACCGCGTGAAGGCCTACGGGGAAGTGAAGCGCGTCCTCAACGGCAATGGCACGTTCGTGTTCAACGTCTGGGATCGCATCGAGGACAATGTGCTGACGCATGAAGCGACCGTCGCGCTCGAAAAGCTGTTTCCCGACGACCCGCCTCGTTTCATGGCCCGGACGCCGCACGGCTATCACGACAAGGCCGTCATCAGAACCGACCTCGAACGCGCAGGCTTCCGTGACATATCGATCGAAACGCGAGCTGAAATAAGCCGGGCCCCGTCGCCCGAGCACGTCGCGATCGCGCTCTGCCAGGGCACGCCGCTGCGCAGCGAGATCGAGGCGCGCGATGCCAGCAAGCTTCAGGCTGCGACCGACATCGTTGCCGAGACGATCCGAACGCGCCATGGGTCCGGACCGATCGAGGGCAAGATCCAGGCTATCGTGATCGAGGCGCGGCGATAG
- a CDS encoding carboxymuconolactone decarboxylase family protein has translation MARLPLIDPETTSGDIRASFDRMPVKLNIFRMMAHAEANMIPAMRLGNSILHKQKLSAVHRELLILQAAQLEGGAYEWRQHVPIALGIGCTQAQIDAVERADYDAAGLSEAERALLKFGREVVEHVRVPELIFAAMRAHFSDQEIVESIVALGFYMMMARVTEATETDLDPAAGMKVYDSGKR, from the coding sequence GTGGCAAGGCTGCCCCTGATTGATCCGGAGACGACGAGCGGCGACATCCGCGCCTCGTTCGACCGCATGCCGGTCAAGCTGAATATTTTCCGCATGATGGCCCATGCCGAGGCCAACATGATCCCGGCGATGCGGCTCGGCAATTCGATCCTGCACAAGCAGAAGCTCAGTGCGGTCCATCGCGAGCTCCTGATCCTTCAGGCCGCCCAGCTCGAAGGCGGTGCCTATGAATGGCGCCAGCACGTGCCGATCGCGCTCGGAATCGGCTGCACGCAAGCACAGATCGATGCGGTCGAGCGGGCCGACTACGATGCCGCCGGCCTGAGCGAGGCCGAGCGCGCGCTGCTGAAATTCGGCCGCGAAGTGGTCGAGCACGTTCGCGTTCCCGAGCTGATCTTCGCCGCCATGCGCGCGCATTTCAGCGACCAGGAGATCGTCGAATCCATCGTCGCGCTCGGCTTCTACATGATGATGGCGCGTGTCACCGAGGCGACCGAGACCGATCTCGACCCGGCAGCCGGCATGAAGGTCTACGACAGCGGCAAGAGATAG
- a CDS encoding TetR/AcrR family transcriptional regulator — protein MAVHTTSAAEAAAPTTRARILAEALDLFAQSGYGGASMRELARRVGIRESSLYNHFAGKAAILEAIVSEHGPASSASRLEEPRYKQLARQPAAFCRQFALDLVEQWSDPREHQFQKVITAERNRVPGIRAKFADHFYAREQSMMTDYFRGFALAGLVSTPDPRETARLFAAGLIYIRLEHYVMGAAPSPRPKVIEAIDRYLAFFLSLIAADGGTQDNKKRKAKGETRGKAAPD, from the coding sequence ATGGCTGTCCACACCACCAGCGCGGCGGAAGCGGCTGCGCCCACGACCCGCGCGCGCATTCTCGCCGAGGCGCTCGATCTGTTCGCGCAGAGCGGCTATGGCGGCGCCTCGATGCGCGAGCTCGCGCGTCGCGTCGGCATTCGCGAGAGCAGCCTCTACAATCACTTCGCCGGCAAGGCCGCGATCCTCGAGGCGATCGTCAGCGAGCACGGCCCGGCCAGCTCGGCGAGCCGGCTGGAAGAGCCGCGCTACAAGCAGCTCGCGCGCCAGCCCGCCGCGTTCTGCCGCCAGTTTGCACTGGATCTCGTCGAGCAATGGTCCGATCCGCGCGAGCACCAGTTCCAGAAAGTGATCACCGCCGAGCGCAACCGCGTGCCCGGCATCCGCGCCAAATTCGCCGATCATTTCTATGCGCGCGAGCAGAGCATGATGACGGATTATTTCCGCGGCTTTGCGCTCGCCGGTCTCGTCTCGACGCCGGACCCACGCGAGACCGCGCGGCTGTTCGCGGCCGGGCTGATCTACATCCGTCTCGAGCATTATGTGATGGGCGCGGCACCGTCGCCGCGGCCGAAGGTGATCGAGGCGATCGACCGCTATCTCGCCTTCTTCCTGTCGCTGATCGCGGCGGATGGCGGGACACAGGACAATAAGAAACGAAAAGCCAAGGGAGAGACTCGTGGCAAGGCTGCCCCTGATTGA
- a CDS encoding HutD family protein: MKTTLLKSEDYARSPWKNGGGIFTDIADAHRAESVKDWDSLLWRFATTPIVAPGPFSHMPGIDRLQMVVGGRGLVLKSPTEEFDEREPFTTARFTGELEIVTRLEEGRVEVVNLMGRRGAVALELEALKEPGERRLSAGTHLIYAARGDCTIRLEGTDFSISHENTLKVELTGASTLALVSGLAVLGSIQIVG, encoded by the coding sequence ATGAAAACCACACTGCTGAAATCCGAAGACTACGCCCGCTCGCCCTGGAAGAACGGCGGCGGCATCTTCACCGATATTGCGGATGCCCATCGCGCTGAATCCGTGAAGGATTGGGACAGCCTGCTCTGGCGCTTCGCGACCACGCCGATTGTGGCGCCGGGGCCATTCTCCCATATGCCCGGCATCGACCGCCTGCAGATGGTGGTCGGCGGACGCGGGCTGGTGCTGAAGTCGCCCACCGAGGAATTCGACGAGCGCGAGCCGTTTACGACGGCGCGCTTCACCGGCGAGCTCGAGATCGTGACCCGGCTCGAGGAAGGGCGAGTCGAGGTGGTGAATTTGATGGGCCGGCGCGGTGCGGTCGCGCTTGAGCTCGAAGCGCTTAAGGAGCCCGGTGAGCGGCGATTGTCCGCCGGCACGCATCTAATTTATGCGGCGCGCGGCGACTGCACTATCCGTCTCGAAGGCACGGATTTTTCGATTTCGCACGAAAACACCTTGAAAGTCGAACTGACGGGGGCATCGACGCTTGCGCTCGTCTCGGGGCTGGCCGTGCTGGGCTCTATCCAGATCGTCGGCTGA
- a CDS encoding NADP-dependent oxidoreductase, translating to MRALVFKRYGKPDQIALADIPRPTPKPNEILVQVHAAGLNPIDNMIPKGTFKPILKFELPATLGSDLAGVVVEVGSRVTRFKPGDAVFASIFDLGTGALAEFATVPEDAAALKPPNLDFVHAASIPMVGLTSWQALRERIRLKPGQKVFIPAGAGGIGTFAIQLAKYFGAKVGTTTSTGNIDLVRSLGADEVIDYKTQQFEEVLRDYDAVLGTLRGDAVETSLRILKRGSRIASLVGPPDAAFARDRGMNVVMVFLFGWLSRKIIRRAGKIGAEYSFVFVHPDGRQLAEIGELLKAERIRPVIDKVFPFEQAKDALAYLEKGRARGKIVVQMR from the coding sequence ATGAGAGCCCTCGTGTTCAAGCGCTACGGCAAGCCGGACCAGATCGCGTTGGCCGATATCCCGCGGCCGACGCCGAAGCCGAACGAAATCCTGGTCCAGGTTCATGCCGCGGGGTTGAACCCGATCGACAACATGATTCCGAAGGGAACGTTCAAGCCGATCCTGAAGTTTGAACTGCCGGCCACGCTGGGCAGCGACCTGGCGGGCGTCGTCGTCGAGGTCGGAAGCCGCGTGACCCGCTTCAAGCCGGGCGACGCCGTCTTCGCCAGCATCTTTGATCTCGGCACAGGCGCTCTCGCCGAATTCGCGACCGTGCCGGAGGATGCCGCCGCGCTCAAGCCGCCGAACCTGGACTTCGTGCACGCGGCCTCGATCCCGATGGTCGGCCTGACATCGTGGCAAGCTCTTAGGGAGCGCATACGTCTCAAACCCGGCCAGAAAGTCTTCATCCCCGCCGGCGCCGGCGGGATCGGCACGTTCGCGATCCAGCTCGCGAAATATTTCGGCGCCAAAGTGGGGACGACGACCAGCACTGGAAATATCGATCTGGTGCGCAGCCTCGGGGCTGACGAGGTGATCGACTACAAGACCCAGCAATTCGAGGAAGTGCTGCGGGACTACGACGCGGTGCTGGGCACGCTCAGGGGCGATGCGGTCGAGACATCGCTTCGGATCCTGAAGCGGGGGAGCAGGATTGCCTCGCTGGTCGGGCCGCCGGACGCCGCGTTCGCGCGCGACCGCGGGATGAACGTCGTCATGGTGTTCCTGTTCGGATGGCTGAGCCGCAAGATCATTCGCCGCGCCGGCAAGATCGGCGCGGAGTATTCGTTCGTGTTCGTGCACCCGGACGGCAGGCAACTCGCCGAGATCGGCGAGCTTCTCAAGGCGGAGCGTATCCGGCCGGTGATCGACAAGGTCTTTCCGTTCGAACAGGCGAAAGACGCGCTGGCCTATCTCGAAAAGGGACGAGCCAGGGGGAAAATCGTCGTCCAGATGAGATGA
- a CDS encoding VOC family protein — MSRIFGAVRQNGYVVRDIHSAMKHWIEVMGVGPWYYMDRVKTDWFCHRGENSAVEMSIALANSGDLQIELIQQRNDAPSLYREFLESGHEGLQHMSYWSHDYQALYDRALGLGYRIGHEGQIGGDKGRFAYFDTQAHPGTVIEISDISGTKGPFFEKVRQAALSWDGTRPIREVGGGR; from the coding sequence ATGAGCCGCATCTTCGGCGCGGTACGCCAGAACGGTTATGTGGTGCGGGACATCCACTCCGCGATGAAGCACTGGATCGAGGTGATGGGCGTCGGTCCCTGGTACTACATGGACCGCGTCAAGACCGACTGGTTTTGCCATCGCGGCGAAAACTCCGCCGTCGAGATGAGCATCGCGCTGGCCAATTCCGGCGATCTCCAGATCGAGCTGATCCAGCAGCGCAACGACGCGCCCTCGCTGTACAGGGAGTTCCTCGAGTCCGGCCACGAAGGCCTTCAGCACATGTCCTACTGGAGCCACGACTACCAGGCGCTCTACGACAGGGCGCTCGGGCTCGGCTACAGGATCGGCCACGAGGGCCAGATCGGCGGCGACAAGGGGCGCTTTGCCTATTTCGATACCCAGGCCCATCCAGGCACCGTGATCGAGATCTCCGACATCAGCGGCACCAAGGGGCCGTTCTTCGAGAAGGTCCGGCAGGCTGCTTTGAGCTGGGACGGCACGCGGCCGATCCGCGAGGTCGGAGGGGGCCGATGA
- a CDS encoding tripartite tricarboxylate transporter substrate binding protein, producing the protein MARFVHFRLLRAATLSLVITFSAMLPARAEDPAAYPTHKIRMLLPYAAGGGGDVIGRLLGDRMGKTLGQSVYIENHTGAAGTLGTQMVAASANDGYTITVGGMTTHVLAPAIYPKLPYDSIKDFTTIGRIGTSSIMLVATKDFAANDIKGLIALARKGEPIQYGSWGVGSTGQFCAEILMQQTGIKMDHVPFNGIAKLAGDLLGGHISLATLDMATATPLVKDGSIKALAACGERSPSLPDVASYKEQGVPFDRSLSWAMYAPAGLAEPIARKLSAALKDALADADVKEKLLGLGITPQFVPGDEQRDINASDIAAWKQVAKDAGIELK; encoded by the coding sequence ATGGCGCGCTTCGTCCATTTTCGTCTGCTGCGCGCCGCAACTTTGTCATTGGTCATAACGTTTTCGGCAATGCTGCCTGCGCGGGCCGAGGATCCGGCCGCCTATCCCACGCACAAGATCAGGATGCTGCTGCCTTATGCGGCCGGTGGCGGCGGCGACGTGATCGGACGACTGCTCGGCGACAGGATGGGCAAGACGCTCGGACAGAGCGTCTATATCGAGAACCACACCGGGGCTGCCGGCACGCTCGGCACCCAGATGGTCGCGGCGTCGGCGAATGACGGCTACACCATCACCGTAGGCGGCATGACCACGCATGTGCTGGCGCCGGCGATCTATCCGAAACTGCCTTACGATTCGATCAAGGATTTCACCACGATCGGGCGCATCGGCACGTCCTCGATCATGCTGGTGGCGACCAAGGATTTTGCCGCCAACGACATCAAGGGCCTGATCGCGCTGGCCAGGAAGGGCGAGCCGATCCAGTACGGAAGCTGGGGCGTCGGCTCGACCGGACAGTTCTGCGCGGAAATCCTGATGCAGCAGACCGGAATCAAGATGGACCACGTGCCGTTCAACGGCATCGCCAAACTGGCCGGCGATCTGCTCGGCGGCCACATCTCGCTGGCGACACTCGACATGGCGACCGCGACGCCGCTGGTGAAGGACGGCTCGATCAAGGCGCTGGCCGCCTGCGGCGAACGCTCGCCGAGCCTGCCGGATGTCGCAAGCTACAAGGAACAAGGCGTGCCGTTCGACCGCAGCCTGTCCTGGGCGATGTATGCGCCTGCGGGGCTTGCCGAACCGATCGCAAGAAAGCTGTCCGCGGCGCTGAAGGACGCGCTCGCCGATGCCGACGTGAAGGAGAAGCTGCTGGGGCTTGGCATCACGCCGCAATTCGTGCCGGGCGACGAGCAGCGTGACATCAACGCCAGCGACATCGCGGCCTGGAAGCAGGTTGCCAAGGACGCGGGCATTGAACTGAAGTGA
- a CDS encoding oxidoreductase has translation MNRITPKIALVTGASSGIGQATAERLANAGYKVFGTSRRGAQAGKQAFEMLALDVTSDASVEAAVGEVIRREGRIDLLVNNAGFGVAPAGAEESSMEQARAIFETNFFGLIRMTRAVVPHMRRHGSGRIINIGSVLGFLPMPYGALYAATKHAVAGYSESLDHELRTRGIRVSVVEPAYTKTPFDANFMEPDATLDEYREARAGVTKRVNEVMATAEQPGVVADAVLKAASAVRPQLKYAAGSLAKRLRFLRRFAPAALVDAGIRKDLRLDATAALQPARTARAF, from the coding sequence ATGAACAGGATTACACCGAAGATCGCGCTAGTGACCGGCGCCTCCTCAGGCATCGGCCAGGCGACGGCGGAGCGACTCGCGAACGCCGGCTACAAGGTGTTCGGCACCAGCAGGCGGGGCGCGCAGGCGGGCAAGCAGGCATTCGAGATGCTGGCTCTCGACGTCACCAGCGATGCATCGGTGGAAGCCGCCGTCGGCGAAGTGATCCGGCGCGAGGGTCGCATCGACCTGCTCGTCAACAACGCCGGCTTCGGCGTTGCCCCTGCCGGCGCGGAAGAGAGCTCGATGGAGCAGGCGCGCGCGATTTTCGAGACGAACTTCTTCGGCCTGATCCGGATGACGCGCGCCGTCGTGCCGCACATGCGGCGCCATGGAAGCGGCCGCATCATCAACATCGGCTCAGTGCTCGGCTTTCTGCCGATGCCTTACGGCGCGCTCTATGCCGCGACCAAGCACGCCGTGGCAGGCTATTCGGAATCGCTCGACCATGAACTGCGCACGCGGGGCATCCGGGTCTCCGTAGTCGAGCCCGCCTACACCAAGACGCCGTTCGACGCGAACTTCATGGAGCCCGACGCCACGCTCGACGAATATCGCGAGGCGCGCGCCGGCGTGACCAAGCGGGTGAACGAGGTGATGGCGACGGCCGAACAGCCCGGCGTCGTGGCCGATGCCGTGCTGAAGGCCGCGAGCGCGGTGCGCCCGCAACTCAAATACGCGGCCGGCAGCCTTGCGAAGCGCCTGCGATTTCTGCGCCGGTTCGCGCCCGCAGCCCTGGTGGATGCCGGAATCCGAAAGGATTTGCGGCTGGATGCGACGGCGGCGCTGCAGCCCGCCCGCACCGCGCGGGCTTTCTGA